From the genome of Arthrobacter sp. SLBN-122:
GAGCTCGATGGCAAGGAAGCCTTGCGTAGGGGAAGAGGTGCTCACTGCTGGTCCTGACGTTCGTAGGGAATCTTCTCGCCGGCCTCAATGGCCACGGGCAGCCGGTTCTCCGCCGGCGGCAGCGGGCAGGTGGCAAGGTCCGTATACGCGCACGGCAGGTTCACCGCCCGGTTGAAGTCCAGCAGCACCGACCCGTCCGCCGCAGGCACCGCCGAGAGCGAACGGTTGGCCGCATAGGTGGTCTTGCCGGAGGTCTGATCCGTAAACAGCACGGACAGCGAGCCGGGGGCGTGGCCGTTGAACGCGGTCAGCGCCAGCTCCCGGCCGGCCAGCTTGAAGCGGATCTCGCCCGGCGCCTCGTAGACGTGCTGGATGCCCTCGACGGCGGCACCCACCGTGGTGGGCCGCGGCGCCTCGAACGGCACGAACGTACCGCGCACCACGTACGCCGCATCCGGCGAGTAGGCGGGCGTGCCCTGGTAGGCCTGCAACAGCGGGTTCCCGGGATGACGCGGCCGCACAATGTACTCGCCGCCGCGCTTGGCCAGCTCAACGACGGTTTCGCCGGACACCAGGTGGATGCCGCCGCGCTCCTCGATAGGGCCGAGCTCAACGGCGGCGCCGGACTCCGTGTTCAGCTCCTTGCCGTCCTGCCGCAGACTTTCGCCCGCCTCCAAAACGACGCGGACGACGTCGGCCTCCACGCTCCAGGTGCCGGGGGCACCTTCCAGCCGGGTGGGTTCGCTGCCCAGCCAGTGCAGGTGCGTCACGGCCAGGAAGCCGTGCGGGTGGGCCCGGTTCTGTTCGTGGGCGGCGTGCCATTCCTGCCAGTCGGCGTCGAAGGACTCGAGGGCGGTTTCGGTGAATAGTGCGTTCATGATGCCTTCCCTGAAGGAGCCGGAGTGGCCGTGGCCTGCGCGGCAGCGAAGTTTTCCTGGGTGATGGTCTTGGATTCCGGCAGCGCTTCCTCGGACAGGCCCCAGCGTTCCAGGACCTTTCCGTAGGAGCCGTCCTTGATGACAGAGTTGAGCGCCTCCGAGATGACGGGTGCCAGGCCGTTGCCGCGGAGGGTGGTGGCTGCCACCAGCGTCTCGGACGGCCAGCCGGCGTTGACCTTGCCCACCACTTTCAGGTCGTCCCGGGTGTTCTCGCGGTACACAGTGGACGGGTAGGGGGCGATGTTCAGGTCTGTCCGGCCGGAGGACAGCGCCAGGATGGTATCGGCGTCGGACGAGTAGTACTGCAGCGTGGCCGGCGGCTTGCCCTTGGACTCGAGTTCCTTGTTCCAGGCCAGCAGGATCTTCTCCTGGTTGGTCCCGGACCCCACGGAAACCTTCAGGCCTGAGATGTCGTCCGCACCCTTGATGTCATACGTGGCCGATTTCTTTGCCTCGAAGCCCATGTACGCGGCCCGGTAGCTGGCGAAGTCGAACAGCTTCACCCGATCCTTGTTCACGCCGACGTTGGAGAACACGGCCTCAAAGTCGCCGGACTGCGTCTTCAGCGGCCAGTTCTCCCAGGAGGTCACCTGGACGTCCAGCTCCAGGCCCAGCTTGTCCGCCACCAGCTGGGCGATGTCCAGCTCGGAGCCGATCGGCGTCTTGTCATCCGTGGCGTGGAAGGACAACGGGATGGAGCCGGCGGTGGTGGCAATCGTCAGCTTGCCGTCCTTGCCGATCAGCGCGGGGACCTTGGCGGCGAGCGCCGGGTCCTTCCCAGCCCGGATCCGCTGCTGGTCCGGGGAGGTGTTGTACACGACGCCGTTGCGGGCCGCCGTCGTCTGCGCACCTCCGCTGGCATTCCCGGCGGCGGAAGCGCCGGGAGCGGCGCACCCTGCCAGCGTGGCGGTGCCAAGAAGTACGACGGCGGGAAGCACCGCGAGTGCGCGGCTGCGGCGTAGGCCGCTGGTGGAGAATGCCATGGGGTGGGTCCTTTAGATGTTGAAGGCCGGTTCGAGCACCTTGGAGAAGAAGCTCCGGGTGCGCGGTTCCTGGGGGTTGCTGAAGATTTCCTGGGGGGTGCCCTGTTCCACGATCTGGCCCTGGTCCATGAACACCACGGTGTCCGCCACGTCGCGGGCGAAGCCCATCTCGTGGGTGACGATGATCAGCGTGGTGCCGGATTTGGCCAGTTCACGGATGACGTCCAGCACTTCGTTGACCAGCTCGGGGTCCAGGGCGGAGGTGGGCTCGTCGAACAGCAGGATCTTGGGGTCAAGAGCCAGGGCGCGGGCGATCGCGACGCGCTGCTGCTGCCCGCCGGAGAGCTGGCGCGGGTAGGCGCCGGCGCGGTCCTTGAGCCCCACGCGGTCCAGCAGCTCCAGGCCGCGGCGGCGGGCCTCCTCCTTGGAACGCCCCTGCGACACCACAGGCGCCTCCGCCACGTTCTCCAGCGCGGTGAGGTGCGGGAACAGGTTGAAGTTCTGGAACACCATGCCGATTTCGGTGCGCTGTTTCAGGATTTCCTTTTCGCGCAGCTCGTGCAGCCGGTCGCCGCGGATTTCGTAGCCCACCAGCTGGCCGTCGACGGCGATGTAGCCACCGTCCACCTTTTCCAGGTGGTTGATGGTGCGCAGCAGGGTGGACTTGCCGGAGCCGGAGGGGCCCACGATCACGGCCACACCGCCCGGCTCGACGGTGAGGCTGACGCCTTTGAGGACTTCGGTGGCGCCGAAGGATTTGCGGACGCCCGTGATCTCCACCAGGCCTCGGGTGGCAGTGGGGGCGGTAAGGGTCTCAATCATCAGAAGTTCCTCCGGTTGGGCACTGCCGCGTGGGTGGCGAAGAATTTACGGGCCTTCTGCAGGGGCGTCAGCGGCAGGTTCCGCACCGCGCCCTTGGAGTAGTGCCGTTCGATGTAGTACTGGAAGACGCTCAGCACGGACGTGATCACGATGTACCAAAGCGTGGCCACCAGCAGCAGCGGCAGGACCTGCTGCGTGCGGTTGTAGATGACCTGGACCGTGTAGAACAGCTCGGAGTAGGCCAGGACGTAGACGATCGAGGTGCCCTTGACCAGTCCGATGATTTCGTTGAACGCCGTGGGCAGGATGGCCCGCATGGCCTGTGGCAGCACAATCCTGGTGGACCTGCGCCAGGCCGGGATGCCCAGCGCGGCGGCGGCCTCCAGCTGGCCCTGTTCCACGGACAGGATCCCGCCGCGGATGATTTCGGCGGAGTAGGCGGCCTGGTTCAGGGTCAGTCCCAGCACTGCTGCCGCAAACTGGCTGATCAGTGTGGTGGTCTGTACCTCGAAGAACCGGACATCGGTGAACGGGATCCCCAGGCTGATTTTCTCGTACAGGTAGCCAAGGTTGTACCAAAGGAGCATCTGGACCAGCAGCGGCGTGGACCGGAAAATCCAGGAGAACGTCCAGGACACCGAGACCAGCAGCGGCGACGCCGAGAGCCGCATGAGCGCCAGGATGAAGCCGAGCACAAACCCCAGGACGCCCGAGATGGCCGTCAACTTCAGGGTCTCCACCAAGCCGTTGACCACGGACTGGGCGGTGAACCACTGCGCCACCACGCCCCACTCCCAGCGCGGGTTGGTGGCCAGGGACCACGCCACGGCAAGGACGCCAAGCGCGACGACGGCAGTCCCCACCCAGCGCCACGGATGCCTGGCTGCCACCACCCGGTAGGACGAGTAATCCGTGGCCACCCGTTCCGGGACGCCAGCTCCGTCCGGTGGCGCGGCCGCGGCCAGCTCCGGCTCCGGCTGGACGGCTTGCGGCTGCTTTGATTGCGCCACCCTGGTTGCTGAACTCACGGGGCCACCTCGCTTCTCTTTCCTGGACTGGAGCCGGAGTGCCCGGCGTCGGGGCCGCTCGCCCCGGTTACTGGCTGCAAATCTAGGACCGGCCGGAAGCGGCCAGCAAGGCGGCAGGTTGCAATACTTCACGGGGCTTCGCACGGCGTCATGAGTCGGTTTTTTGCGTCCCTTAACGCGTCGTGACGCGGAGTTAACGGCCGTGACCAGGCGCTCGACCGCCGTCGTCACCGCTGCCTAGCATGGGCACTCAACCCAGCCCCCGCCGTCAGGAGAGCCCATGCCAGCCACCATCCCGGCCATCGTCTTCATCGGCGGCGGACCGCGCACGGCGGGCGTGCTGGAGCGGATCGCCGCCAACCGGCCGGACGTCTTCGCCGGCCCGCTGCAGCTCCATGTGGTGGAGCCGCACATCCCGGGTTCGGGCCGCATCTGGCGGTACGACCAGGACCCCGGGCTCCTCCTGAACTCGATGGCCGCGGACATCACCATGTTCACCGACGCGTCCGTTGATTGTGAGGGGCTGGCCGTGCCGGGACCGGGGCTGGCCGAGTGGGCCGCCGGCGTGCTGGACGCCTCCATCACCGACGTTCCTGACTTCCCCCAGCCGCTGTGGGACCAGCTGCGGGCCCTGACCGCCACCACGTTTCCCACCCGGCAGCTGCAGAGCCAGTACCTCGAGTGGTTCTTCCGCCGCGCCGCCAGGTCCCTGGGCCGCAGCGTCACAGTCCACGGGACCACCGCCGTCGGCATTACCGAGCTGGCAGCCGGCGGCCATGCGGTGGAACTGGCCAACGGCCGGACCCTGCGCGCGGACATCGTGGTGACCGCCCTGGGCCACACCGACTCCCGCCCGGACGCCGTCTCCGCCGGCTTTACGGACTTCGCCGCCCGGCACGGCGGGTATCACGCGGCACCCAGCTACACCACCGACGTCGACTACTCCCGCATTGCCCCCGGGCAGGATGTGGTCGTGGCCGGGATGGGCCTGGCGTTCGTGGACCTGCTGGTCCTCCTCATGGAAGGGCGCGGCGGCAGGTTCCAGGAAACGGACGACGGCGGGCTGCGCTACCTTCCGTCCGGACGGGAACCGGTGCTGTGGGCGGGGTCGCGGCGCGGCGTGC
Proteins encoded in this window:
- a CDS encoding transporter substrate-binding domain-containing protein; translation: MAFSTSGLRRSRALAVLPAVVLLGTATLAGCAAPGASAAGNASGGAQTTAARNGVVYNTSPDQQRIRAGKDPALAAKVPALIGKDGKLTIATTAGSIPLSFHATDDKTPIGSELDIAQLVADKLGLELDVQVTSWENWPLKTQSGDFEAVFSNVGVNKDRVKLFDFASYRAAYMGFEAKKSATYDIKGADDISGLKVSVGSGTNQEKILLAWNKELESKGKPPATLQYYSSDADTILALSSGRTDLNIAPYPSTVYRENTRDDLKVVGKVNAGWPSETLVAATTLRGNGLAPVISEALNSVIKDGSYGKVLERWGLSEEALPESKTITQENFAAAQATATPAPSGKAS
- a CDS encoding DUF1684 domain-containing protein, giving the protein MNALFTETALESFDADWQEWHAAHEQNRAHPHGFLAVTHLHWLGSEPTRLEGAPGTWSVEADVVRVVLEAGESLRQDGKELNTESGAAVELGPIEERGGIHLVSGETVVELAKRGGEYIVRPRHPGNPLLQAYQGTPAYSPDAAYVVRGTFVPFEAPRPTTVGAAVEGIQHVYEAPGEIRFKLAGRELALTAFNGHAPGSLSVLFTDQTSGKTTYAANRSLSAVPAADGSVLLDFNRAVNLPCAYTDLATCPLPPAENRLPVAIEAGEKIPYERQDQQ
- a CDS encoding amino acid ABC transporter permease; the encoded protein is MAQSKQPQAVQPEPELAAAAPPDGAGVPERVATDYSSYRVVAARHPWRWVGTAVVALGVLAVAWSLATNPRWEWGVVAQWFTAQSVVNGLVETLKLTAISGVLGFVLGFILALMRLSASPLLVSVSWTFSWIFRSTPLLVQMLLWYNLGYLYEKISLGIPFTDVRFFEVQTTTLISQFAAAVLGLTLNQAAYSAEIIRGGILSVEQGQLEAAAALGIPAWRRSTRIVLPQAMRAILPTAFNEIIGLVKGTSIVYVLAYSELFYTVQVIYNRTQQVLPLLLVATLWYIVITSVLSVFQYYIERHYSKGAVRNLPLTPLQKARKFFATHAAVPNRRNF
- a CDS encoding amino acid ABC transporter ATP-binding protein; this encodes MIETLTAPTATRGLVEITGVRKSFGATEVLKGVSLTVEPGGVAVIVGPSGSGKSTLLRTINHLEKVDGGYIAVDGQLVGYEIRGDRLHELREKEILKQRTEIGMVFQNFNLFPHLTALENVAEAPVVSQGRSKEEARRRGLELLDRVGLKDRAGAYPRQLSGGQQQRVAIARALALDPKILLFDEPTSALDPELVNEVLDVIRELAKSGTTLIIVTHEMGFARDVADTVVFMDQGQIVEQGTPQEIFSNPQEPRTRSFFSKVLEPAFNI